The following coding sequences are from one Niveibacterium umoris window:
- the nuoK gene encoding NADH-quinone oxidoreductase subunit NuoK, producing MMLPLSHVLILSAVLFAIGVVGIFLNRKNLIVLLMSIELMLLAVNMNFIAYSTYLGDRSGQLFVFFILTVAAAEAAIGLAILVAMFRNMRTIHVDDLDSLKG from the coding sequence ATGATGCTACCTCTTTCACATGTTCTCATTCTAAGTGCCGTTCTCTTTGCAATTGGCGTTGTTGGGATTTTCCTTAATCGGAAGAACCTGATTGTCTTGTTGATGTCGATTGAGTTGATGCTTCTCGCAGTGAATATGAACTTCATTGCGTATTCAACCTATCTTGGTGACCGGTCTGGGCAACTCTTCGTTTTCTTTATTTTGACAGTCGCTGCTGCTGAGGCGGCGATCGGTCTTGCAATTCTTGTGGCAATGTTCCGAAACATGCGCACAATCCATGTCGACGATCTAGACAGTCTGAAGGGTTGA
- a CDS encoding NADH-quinone oxidoreductase subunit J yields MEFTTVLFYVFAAITTVAGLRVITSRNPVNAALYLVLAFFNAAGIWMLLRAEFLAIALVLVYVGAVMVLFLFVVMMLDINLERIRQGFWSYLPLGLLIAAVLVGEMVVVVWGKWSGLEAMPMPAETALYSNTKSLAWLMFTDFAYPFELASFVLLVAMVAAISLTLRTRPGNKAIDPARQIIVKAADRLRIVRMQSEKAEMSRPVESDGSE; encoded by the coding sequence ATGGAATTTACGACTGTCCTTTTTTATGTTTTTGCTGCCATCACGACCGTGGCAGGGTTGCGCGTAATTACGTCTCGCAATCCAGTTAACGCAGCGCTTTACCTTGTGCTTGCGTTCTTCAATGCCGCTGGAATCTGGATGCTGCTGCGAGCCGAATTTCTGGCGATCGCCTTGGTGCTCGTGTATGTAGGTGCGGTGATGGTGCTGTTCCTATTCGTGGTGATGATGCTGGATATCAACCTCGAGCGCATCCGTCAGGGATTCTGGAGTTACTTGCCTTTGGGTTTGTTGATTGCAGCGGTCCTGGTTGGAGAGATGGTCGTGGTCGTATGGGGAAAGTGGTCTGGTTTGGAGGCTATGCCGATGCCGGCCGAGACTGCTCTGTATAGCAACACGAAGTCGCTGGCGTGGCTGATGTTCACCGATTTTGCGTACCCGTTCGAACTAGCTTCGTTTGTCCTTCTGGTTGCAATGGTAGCGGCGATCTCACTGACTTTGCGTACCCGTCCGGGCAATAAGGCAATTGATCCGGCCCGACAAATCATCGTCAAGGCAGCAGACCGGTTGCGCATTGTACGAATGCAGTCTGAAAAAGCAGAGATGAGTCGGCCGGTTGAGTCGGACGGGAGCGAATGA
- the nuoI gene encoding NADH-quinone oxidoreductase subunit NuoI, translating to MGAVRELFVSLFLKELVKGLSVTGRHFFQRKITVQYPEERTPQSSRFRGLHALRRYPNGEERCIACKLCEAVCPAMAITIESEQREDGSRRTTRYDIDLTKCIFCGFCEEACPVDAIVETRVFDYHGEQRGDLYYTKQMLLAVGDRNEEQIAKDRAEEARYR from the coding sequence ATGGGCGCTGTAAGGGAGTTGTTTGTAAGTCTTTTCCTCAAGGAATTGGTGAAGGGGTTGTCTGTCACGGGACGGCACTTCTTTCAAAGGAAAATTACCGTCCAGTATCCGGAGGAGCGTACCCCGCAAAGTTCTCGCTTTAGAGGGTTGCACGCACTTAGGCGTTACCCGAACGGTGAGGAGCGCTGTATTGCCTGCAAGCTCTGCGAAGCGGTATGCCCTGCGATGGCAATCACCATAGAATCCGAGCAACGTGAAGATGGCAGTCGCAGAACTACTCGCTACGACATTGATTTGACGAAATGCATCTTCTGTGGGTTTTGCGAAGAAGCATGTCCGGTAGATGCCATTGTTGAGACACGAGTGTTTGATTACCACGGCGAACAGCGTGGCGATCTCTATTACACAAAGCAAATGCTACTGGCAGTCGGCGACCGCAACGAAGAGCAAATTGCAAAAGACAGAGCGGAGGAGGCGCGATACCGTTAA
- the nuoH gene encoding NADH-quinone oxidoreductase subunit NuoH: protein MEALLQPVAALFGPFWPLVWTLVKIVAIVLPLILSVAYLTFAERKVIGYMQVRIGPNRVGPKGWLQPIADALKLIFKEIIVPSSASKALFIIGPMMVMAPALAAWAVVPFSASLVLANVDAGLLYLMSVTSVGVYGVIIAGWASNSKYAFLGGIRATAQMVSYELAMGFSLVGVLMVSGSLNLSDIVTAQGQGLFKSYGLGFLGWNWLPLMPLFVVYLISGVAETNRAPFDVVEGESEIVAGHMVEYSGMAFALFFLAEYANMILVSALTSVFFLGGWLSPVGFLPDGFPWLVLKIGFVLFLFLWFRATFPRFRYDQIMRLGWKVFVPLTLAWIIVLGMWIMSPLSIWR, encoded by the coding sequence ATGGAAGCGCTTCTGCAACCCGTAGCTGCGTTGTTTGGCCCTTTCTGGCCGCTCGTGTGGACTCTTGTCAAGATCGTTGCGATCGTACTGCCTCTGATCCTTAGTGTTGCCTATCTCACTTTTGCCGAACGCAAAGTTATTGGGTACATGCAGGTTCGGATTGGCCCCAATCGAGTAGGTCCCAAAGGCTGGCTGCAACCGATCGCCGACGCACTGAAGCTTATTTTCAAGGAAATCATTGTTCCTTCTAGTGCGAGTAAGGCCCTTTTCATTATCGGACCGATGATGGTAATGGCCCCTGCATTGGCTGCGTGGGCAGTCGTACCTTTTTCAGCGAGCCTTGTATTGGCAAATGTCGATGCTGGGCTGCTCTATCTGATGTCGGTGACATCGGTTGGGGTGTACGGCGTAATCATTGCGGGCTGGGCCTCAAACTCCAAGTACGCGTTTCTCGGTGGAATCCGCGCGACGGCTCAGATGGTTTCCTACGAACTCGCGATGGGTTTCTCACTGGTGGGCGTATTGATGGTCTCTGGCTCACTGAACCTTTCCGACATTGTGACGGCGCAAGGGCAGGGGCTCTTCAAATCCTACGGTCTTGGTTTCCTTGGTTGGAATTGGCTTCCATTGATGCCTCTCTTTGTTGTCTATCTGATCTCAGGAGTGGCGGAGACCAATCGCGCGCCATTCGACGTCGTCGAGGGTGAATCTGAAATTGTTGCCGGCCATATGGTTGAATACTCAGGAATGGCGTTTGCGCTGTTTTTCCTGGCCGAATACGCAAACATGATTCTCGTGTCAGCGCTGACTTCTGTGTTCTTCCTTGGCGGCTGGCTCTCCCCCGTCGGTTTCCTGCCGGACGGTTTTCCATGGCTGGTGCTGAAGATTGGCTTCGTCCTGTTTCTCTTCCTTTGGTTTCGTGCGACCTTTCCGCGTTTTCGTTATGACCAGATCATGCGACTTGGCTGGAAGGTATTTGTCCCGCTTACCTTGGCATGGATCATTGTGTTGGGAATGTGGATCATGTCGCCGTTGTCGATCTGGAGGTAA
- the nuoG gene encoding NADH-quinone oxidoreductase subunit NuoG, giving the protein MLEIEIDGKKVEVPDGSTVMDAANRVGTYIPHFCYHKKLSIAANCRMCLVEVEKAPKPLPACATPVTNGMKVTTNSTKAVKAQKAVMEFLLINHPLDCPICDQGGECQLQDLAVGYGESASRYQEEKRVVVNKDLGPLISTDMTRCIHCTRCVRFGQEVAGIMELGVANRGERSEIMAFVNQTVDSELSGNVIDLCPVGALTSKPFRFSARTWELSRRRSISPHDSLGANLVVQIKHDEVKRVLPLENDAVNECWISDKDRFSYEALTSPDRLTQPMVKQGGKWLPIAWQDAIDYAVRAFGGVVKEHGAESVGAFLSPHSTLEEMFLAQRIIRRLGSDNVDFRLRQSDFTADSMMRGVPWLGMNLGDIANLDQILLVGGSLRKESPLLAQRIRQVTKRGAQVSILASSIDAPLVPLLHTVRVGPDALLTAVAKLAVSIAHEKGVDPSAYANALAGAGVREEVAPLAKSLLSGSNSAIILGSSVTQHPQLGAIWAVLSEIERLGGVKFGFVGEAANSVGGYVANAMSRTSNTSTMLSSSLKALLLVGVEPALDFANGARAIEAMRSAKSVIALTAFRSAVEDVADLMLPLSTFAETAGTYVNCEGRAQSFNAAIKPRDEIRPGWKILRVLGAALGLDGFDMDTCEQVRDAVLQKEITAVTYSNSLDGTPDPVRLSGNGLQRVSDIPIYSADPIVRRARSLQRTRDAAPPTAKMSEKTLTRVGLRSGERVKVSTSTGAVLLTVELDSGLADDCVRIAASRPETFDLGPMFGELTVERA; this is encoded by the coding sequence ATGCTAGAGATCGAAATCGACGGAAAGAAGGTCGAAGTGCCCGATGGCAGCACCGTAATGGATGCTGCGAATCGCGTTGGTACCTATATTCCGCACTTCTGTTATCACAAGAAGCTCTCGATTGCGGCGAACTGCCGGATGTGTCTGGTCGAAGTAGAGAAGGCGCCGAAGCCGTTGCCCGCATGCGCGACTCCTGTCACAAATGGTATGAAAGTGACGACAAACTCCACAAAGGCCGTCAAAGCCCAAAAAGCAGTAATGGAGTTCTTGTTGATCAATCATCCACTGGACTGCCCGATTTGTGACCAAGGCGGTGAGTGCCAGTTGCAGGATTTGGCGGTTGGCTACGGTGAAAGCGCATCCCGCTATCAGGAAGAGAAGCGTGTTGTCGTTAACAAGGACTTGGGACCTCTGATTTCAACAGACATGACACGGTGCATTCATTGCACGCGTTGTGTCCGCTTTGGTCAGGAGGTTGCTGGAATCATGGAGTTGGGGGTCGCGAATCGCGGCGAGCGTTCCGAGATCATGGCGTTTGTCAATCAGACAGTTGACTCGGAACTCTCTGGCAATGTGATCGATCTTTGCCCGGTTGGAGCCCTGACCTCCAAACCGTTTCGCTTCTCGGCACGCACGTGGGAACTCTCTCGCCGTCGGTCGATCAGTCCGCATGATTCCCTCGGTGCAAATCTCGTCGTGCAAATCAAGCATGATGAGGTAAAGCGAGTTCTCCCTCTCGAAAATGACGCTGTCAATGAGTGCTGGATCTCAGATAAGGATCGGTTCTCTTACGAGGCTCTTACGTCTCCAGACCGACTAACTCAGCCAATGGTCAAACAGGGAGGGAAGTGGCTCCCTATCGCATGGCAAGACGCTATTGACTACGCGGTGCGGGCTTTTGGCGGGGTAGTAAAGGAGCATGGCGCGGAATCCGTAGGTGCATTCCTCTCGCCGCACTCGACGCTTGAGGAAATGTTCCTCGCACAACGAATCATTCGGCGCCTCGGTTCGGATAACGTTGACTTCCGCCTTCGTCAATCGGACTTCACCGCCGATTCCATGATGCGCGGCGTACCATGGCTCGGAATGAACCTTGGAGATATTGCGAATCTCGATCAGATTCTTTTGGTCGGCGGTTCTCTGAGGAAGGAAAGTCCGTTGCTGGCACAGCGAATCCGCCAAGTGACCAAGCGAGGTGCGCAAGTAAGCATCTTGGCTTCGTCTATTGACGCGCCTCTTGTGCCCCTGTTGCATACCGTACGCGTTGGGCCAGACGCCCTTCTGACTGCGGTTGCCAAGCTAGCTGTGTCAATTGCTCACGAAAAGGGCGTCGACCCAAGCGCCTACGCGAACGCATTGGCGGGCGCTGGCGTGCGCGAGGAAGTTGCTCCTTTGGCAAAGAGCCTCCTATCGGGGAGTAATTCCGCGATTATCTTGGGTAGTTCCGTTACCCAACATCCGCAGCTTGGAGCGATCTGGGCTGTCCTCTCCGAAATCGAACGGCTCGGTGGCGTGAAGTTCGGTTTCGTCGGTGAGGCCGCCAACAGTGTTGGTGGATACGTCGCGAATGCCATGAGTCGCACCAGTAACACGAGCACTATGCTGTCGTCTTCGCTCAAGGCATTGCTCTTGGTTGGCGTTGAACCCGCCCTGGATTTTGCCAATGGTGCCCGAGCGATCGAGGCAATGCGGAGTGCCAAATCGGTTATTGCGCTGACCGCTTTCAGGAGTGCTGTCGAAGACGTCGCTGATCTTATGTTGCCGCTCTCGACATTTGCTGAAACCGCTGGCACTTACGTCAATTGCGAGGGCAGGGCTCAAAGCTTCAACGCCGCAATCAAGCCACGCGATGAAATCCGTCCGGGATGGAAGATACTACGCGTGCTCGGTGCGGCTTTGGGTTTGGACGGTTTCGACATGGACACTTGCGAGCAGGTGCGAGACGCAGTGCTTCAAAAGGAAATCACTGCTGTCACGTACTCCAACTCACTCGACGGCACTCCAGATCCTGTGAGGCTGAGTGGCAACGGACTGCAGAGGGTTTCGGACATTCCGATCTATTCCGCTGACCCCATCGTACGCCGTGCTAGGTCTTTGCAGCGAACCCGCGATGCTGCGCCGCCAACAGCAAAGATGTCCGAAAAGACCCTGACCCGCGTTGGGCTTCGGTCCGGCGAGCGCGTCAAAGTTTCCACTTCAACGGGAGCGGTGCTTTTGACCGTCGAACTGGATTCCGGATTGGCAGATGACTGTGTGCGTATCGCCGCGTCCCGACCGGAAACGTTCGACTTGGGCCCGATGTTTGGCGAATTGACTGTGGAGCGTGCCTAA
- the nuoF gene encoding NADH-quinone oxidoreductase subunit NuoF: MSDKAFMLSGLDGDRSWRLADYVKRGGYAALRKIIGEEMAPEVIIAEVKKSALRGRGGAGFPTGLKWSFMPRQFPGAKYVCCNSDEGEPGTFKDRDLLRFNPHLVIEGMIIAGYAMGCERGYNYIHGEIFEVYERFEEALAEARAAGYLGANILGSAFSFDLFAHHGYGAYICGEETALLESIEGKKGQPRFKPPFPASYGLYGKPTTINNTETFASIPYIINNGGDAFLNLGKPNNGGTKLFSVSGHVNRPGNYEVALGTPFPELLGLAGGMRGGRRLKAVIPGGSSAPVLPEAVIMDCTLDYDSISKAGSMLGSGAVIVMDESTCMVKALERLSYFYHEESCGQCTPCREGTGWLYRVIHRIEHGLGRPEDLDLLDSVSDNIMGRTICALGDAAAMPVKSFIKHFRSEFQYHVDNKRCLVPLEQQREGSKIYVG, encoded by the coding sequence ATGAGTGATAAAGCCTTTATGCTTTCAGGGCTTGACGGTGATCGCTCTTGGCGTCTTGCCGATTACGTCAAGCGTGGGGGCTACGCGGCGCTTCGGAAGATCATCGGCGAAGAAATGGCGCCTGAGGTGATCATCGCCGAAGTCAAGAAGTCGGCGCTGCGCGGGCGCGGCGGTGCGGGCTTCCCTACGGGGTTGAAATGGAGTTTCATGCCGCGCCAGTTCCCTGGTGCGAAGTATGTTTGCTGTAATTCCGACGAAGGCGAGCCCGGTACCTTCAAGGATCGCGATCTCTTGCGCTTCAACCCCCATTTGGTCATTGAGGGCATGATCATTGCCGGATATGCGATGGGGTGTGAGCGGGGCTACAACTATATTCACGGCGAGATTTTCGAGGTCTATGAACGCTTCGAAGAGGCTTTGGCCGAGGCCAGAGCCGCCGGTTACCTTGGCGCCAACATTCTTGGCTCTGCGTTTTCCTTTGATCTCTTTGCGCATCATGGCTACGGTGCGTATATCTGTGGTGAGGAAACCGCACTTCTGGAATCAATAGAAGGAAAGAAGGGGCAGCCCCGATTCAAGCCTCCCTTTCCCGCCAGTTATGGCTTGTACGGCAAGCCGACGACGATCAATAACACCGAGACGTTTGCGTCGATACCGTACATCATCAACAACGGCGGTGATGCATTCTTGAATCTGGGGAAGCCGAACAATGGCGGAACTAAGTTGTTCTCGGTCTCTGGTCACGTCAACCGCCCCGGTAACTACGAAGTAGCCCTCGGGACACCGTTTCCCGAATTGCTCGGATTGGCAGGGGGCATGCGTGGTGGTCGCCGCCTCAAAGCGGTGATTCCCGGCGGGTCCTCGGCTCCAGTGCTTCCTGAAGCGGTGATCATGGATTGCACCTTGGATTACGACTCGATTTCCAAGGCGGGTTCGATGTTAGGTTCGGGTGCGGTGATTGTGATGGACGAAAGCACCTGCATGGTCAAAGCGCTTGAGCGTCTCTCGTATTTCTACCACGAAGAGTCGTGCGGTCAATGCACCCCTTGCCGTGAGGGTACTGGGTGGCTGTATCGAGTCATTCACCGAATCGAGCACGGGCTAGGCCGACCGGAAGACCTTGATCTTCTTGATAGTGTTTCGGACAACATCATGGGGCGGACGATTTGCGCGCTTGGTGATGCTGCAGCGATGCCTGTGAAGAGTTTCATCAAGCATTTCCGTAGCGAATTCCAATATCACGTTGATAACAAGCGATGCTTGGTTCCGCTTGAGCAACAGCGTGAAGGCAGCAAGATCTACGTAGGCTGA
- the nuoE gene encoding NADH-quinone oxidoreductase subunit NuoE yields MLSSESLVKIDREVQKYPADQKQSAVMAALRIAQQEKRWLDSAVIEFVAAYLDMPAMAAYEVASFYNMYDLHAVGDYKLTVCTNLPCALSGGADAGEYLKKKLGIEFNQTTPDGKFTLKEGECMGACGDAPVLLVNNHRMCCRMTESQMDQLIDELSK; encoded by the coding sequence ATGCTGAGCTCCGAATCATTAGTAAAAATAGATCGTGAAGTTCAGAAGTATCCTGCCGATCAGAAACAGTCGGCGGTGATGGCTGCACTCCGTATTGCTCAGCAGGAAAAGCGATGGCTTGATTCGGCAGTAATTGAGTTTGTCGCTGCGTATCTGGATATGCCGGCCATGGCAGCCTACGAGGTTGCTAGCTTCTACAACATGTACGATTTGCATGCGGTCGGTGACTACAAGCTCACGGTGTGCACGAATCTTCCCTGCGCGCTTTCGGGTGGCGCTGACGCGGGCGAATATCTGAAAAAGAAACTCGGTATTGAGTTCAATCAGACGACTCCTGATGGCAAGTTCACTCTTAAAGAGGGTGAGTGCATGGGGGCTTGCGGGGATGCACCGGTGTTGCTGGTCAATAACCATCGGATGTGCTGCCGAATGACCGAGTCCCAAATGGATCAACTCATCGACGAGCTGAGCAAATGA
- a CDS encoding NADH-quinone oxidoreductase subunit D, with the protein MSEIRNYTINFGPQHPSAHGVLRLVLELDGEVVERADPHIGLLHRGTEKLAETRTWIQSVPYMDRLDYVSMMCNEHAYCMAIERLLGQEVPLRAQYIRVMFDEITRILNHLLNIGTHALDIGAMTMVLYTFREREDLMDAYEAVSGARMHAAYYRPGGVYRDLPDRMPKYEVSKFRNASTVAKQNAAREGSLLDFLDDFVSRFPGYVDEYETLLTDNRIWKQRTVGIGVVSPEEALAHGFTGAMLRGSGVEWDLRKKQPYEVYDRVDFDIPVGVNGDCYDRYLVRMEEMRQSNRIIKQCIDWLRKNPGPVICDNYKVAPPSRVSMKENMEELIHHFKLFTEGMHVPEGEAYAAVEHPKGEFGVYAISDGANKPYRVKLRAPGFAHLAAMDAIARGHMLADVVAIIGTMDIVFGEIDR; encoded by the coding sequence ATGTCTGAAATTCGTAACTACACGATCAATTTCGGTCCTCAGCATCCGTCCGCCCACGGTGTTTTGAGGCTTGTTCTAGAGCTTGATGGGGAGGTTGTCGAGCGGGCTGATCCGCACATCGGTCTTCTCCATCGCGGTACCGAAAAATTGGCGGAGACGCGCACTTGGATTCAGTCGGTGCCATACATGGACCGTCTTGACTACGTCTCTATGATGTGCAATGAGCATGCCTACTGCATGGCCATCGAGCGCCTGCTTGGGCAAGAAGTTCCGCTTCGCGCTCAATACATCCGGGTAATGTTTGACGAAATTACTCGAATCCTGAACCACCTCCTCAACATCGGAACTCATGCACTGGACATTGGTGCGATGACGATGGTTCTCTATACCTTCAGGGAGCGTGAGGATTTGATGGATGCGTACGAGGCGGTATCCGGCGCTCGTATGCATGCCGCCTACTACCGACCCGGCGGCGTGTATCGGGATTTGCCTGATCGCATGCCGAAATACGAAGTCTCGAAGTTCCGCAATGCATCGACCGTCGCGAAACAGAATGCGGCCCGCGAGGGTTCGTTGCTTGACTTTCTGGACGATTTCGTCAGCCGCTTTCCGGGCTATGTAGATGAGTACGAGACGTTGCTCACTGATAACCGGATCTGGAAGCAGCGTACAGTTGGTATCGGTGTTGTCTCGCCAGAAGAGGCGCTTGCTCACGGTTTCACAGGGGCCATGCTTCGCGGATCTGGAGTTGAGTGGGATCTTCGAAAGAAGCAGCCATACGAGGTCTACGATCGTGTCGACTTCGACATCCCTGTCGGTGTGAATGGCGATTGCTATGATCGCTATCTTGTCCGGATGGAAGAGATGCGGCAATCCAACCGGATCATCAAGCAATGCATTGATTGGTTGCGAAAGAATCCAGGTCCGGTGATTTGTGATAACTACAAGGTGGCTCCACCCTCTCGTGTCTCGATGAAGGAGAACATGGAGGAGTTGATTCATCACTTCAAGCTTTTTACCGAAGGAATGCACGTTCCTGAAGGCGAAGCTTACGCCGCAGTCGAGCATCCGAAGGGCGAATTTGGGGTTTACGCGATATCGGATGGGGCTAACAAGCCTTATCGCGTCAAGCTGCGGGCACCCGGATTTGCGCACCTCGCTGCGATGGATGCGATTGCGCGCGGCCATATGCTCGCCGACGTTGTTGCGATCATCGGAACGATGGATATCGTCTTTGGCGAAATTGACCGCTAA
- a CDS encoding NADH-quinone oxidoreductase subunit C — MSAKLERLQESLRARLADKTYSLVCDRGEVTLEVASKDYLAAALILRDSAELGFEQLIDLCGVDYSSHATRSGSVPRFAAVAHLLSVSHNWRLRLRTFAQSDSFPVVDSVSTVWPSANWFEREAFDLYGLMFEGHPDLRRILTDYGFVGHPFRKDFPVSGYVEMRYDSEQGRVIYQPVSIEPREVTPRIVREGNYGQAGNV; from the coding sequence ATGAGTGCAAAACTGGAACGATTGCAGGAAAGTCTGCGTGCGCGCCTTGCCGATAAGACTTACTCGCTTGTTTGCGATCGAGGTGAAGTAACGCTTGAGGTGGCGTCCAAGGATTATTTGGCGGCCGCCCTGATACTGAGGGATAGCGCCGAACTCGGATTTGAACAATTGATCGACTTGTGTGGCGTGGATTACAGTTCCCATGCTACGCGCAGTGGGTCTGTCCCTCGTTTTGCTGCTGTTGCCCATCTGCTTTCTGTTAGTCATAACTGGCGTTTGCGCCTGAGAACGTTTGCTCAATCGGATAGCTTTCCTGTTGTCGATTCGGTGTCGACGGTCTGGCCTAGCGCCAATTGGTTTGAGCGCGAGGCTTTCGATCTCTATGGCCTGATGTTTGAAGGTCATCCGGATTTGCGACGTATTCTCACGGACTATGGATTTGTTGGGCATCCGTTCCGTAAGGATTTTCCGGTTTCCGGCTACGTTGAGATGCGTTACGACTCTGAGCAGGGGCGCGTTATTTACCAACCGGTCTCGATTGAGCCGAGAGAGGTGACGCCCCGGATCGTTCGTGAAGGCAACTATGGGCAGGCAGGCAATGTCTGA
- a CDS encoding NuoB/complex I 20 kDa subunit family protein has product MSVEGVFREGFVTTTLDGVINWTRTGSLWPMTFGLACCAVEMIHAGCSRYDLDRFGVVFRPSPRQSDLMIVAGTLCNKMGPALRRVYDQMAEPRWVISMGSCANGGGYYHYSYSVVRGCDRIVPVDVYVPGCPPTAEALVYGIIQLQNKIKRTNTIAR; this is encoded by the coding sequence ATGAGTGTAGAGGGTGTCTTCCGCGAGGGGTTCGTGACGACAACGCTCGATGGCGTTATCAACTGGACTCGAACGGGATCGCTTTGGCCTATGACGTTTGGCTTGGCGTGCTGTGCGGTCGAGATGATTCATGCTGGCTGTTCGCGTTATGACCTTGATCGCTTTGGCGTGGTGTTCCGGCCAAGCCCGAGACAGTCAGATCTCATGATTGTGGCGGGCACTCTCTGCAATAAGATGGGGCCTGCCTTGCGTCGCGTCTATGATCAGATGGCTGAGCCTCGGTGGGTCATTTCCATGGGGTCCTGCGCCAATGGCGGCGGTTATTATCATTACTCCTACTCGGTTGTCCGAGGGTGTGATCGCATAGTGCCGGTCGATGTTTATGTGCCGGGATGTCCGCCTACAGCAGAAGCCTTGGTGTACGGGATCATTCAGCTGCAAAACAAGATCAAGCGTACCAATACCATTGCCCGATAG
- a CDS encoding NADH-quinone oxidoreductase subunit A — translation MLANYFPVLIFILVGIAVGGVMLLAGRVLGRNNPEPEKLSPYECGFEAFEDARIKFDVRYYLIAILFILFDIEVAFLIPWASILREIAANESLRLFGFFEMLVFLGILVVGYVYIRKRGALDWE, via the coding sequence ATGCTCGCGAACTATTTTCCGGTATTGATTTTCATTCTTGTCGGTATTGCGGTAGGCGGCGTAATGCTTCTCGCGGGGCGAGTGCTTGGGCGCAACAATCCCGAGCCGGAGAAGTTGTCGCCGTACGAATGCGGATTTGAGGCGTTCGAAGATGCGCGCATCAAATTCGATGTTCGCTACTACCTGATTGCAATCCTGTTTATCCTTTTCGACATAGAAGTCGCCTTCCTGATTCCTTGGGCTTCAATTTTGCGAGAAATTGCTGCCAATGAGTCACTGAGGCTATTCGGTTTCTTTGAGATGCTTGTTTTTCTTGGCATTCTCGTCGTGGGGTATGTCTATATTCGCAAACGCGGCGCACTTGACTGGGAGTAG
- the secG gene encoding preprotein translocase subunit SecG, with amino-acid sequence MSGIFFGLVLTVHVLVGVAVIGLVLVQHGKGADLGASFGGGASGSLFGASGSANFLSRTTAALATAFFVTSLALTYLASHRGGVSRSVMDAATVEQSAPASSQPAKPAGPAQEIPK; translated from the coding sequence GTGAGCGGAATATTTTTTGGCCTAGTGCTGACCGTGCATGTGCTGGTTGGTGTGGCAGTGATTGGTTTGGTGCTGGTTCAGCATGGTAAGGGTGCGGATCTTGGTGCCTCGTTTGGTGGTGGCGCCTCAGGCAGCCTGTTTGGAGCGTCGGGGTCGGCGAATTTCCTGAGTCGCACGACTGCTGCGCTGGCGACAGCATTCTTTGTGACCAGCCTCGCTCTGACTTATCTGGCGAGCCATCGTGGCGGTGTTTCCCGCAGTGTGATGGATGCTGCCACTGTTGAGCAGTCGGCGCCGGCATCGTCTCAGCCGGCGAAGCCGGCAGGCCCAGCCCAAGAGATTCCGAAATAA